From Syntrophales bacterium, one genomic window encodes:
- a CDS encoding transposase: ISSGPMEGTNNKIKTMKRMAYGFRDMEFFKLKIMALHETKYALVG; encoded by the coding sequence ATCTCATCGGGACCCATGGAAGGCACAAACAACAAAATCAAAACCATGAAACGAATGGCTTACGGCTTTAGAGATATGGAATTCTTCAAACTGAAAATTATGGCCCTTCACGAAACGAAGTACGCTTTAGTCGGATGA
- a CDS encoding nucleotidyltransferase family protein, translated as MGKQEIIKIIRNSKPEMEAHYGVQRLGLFGSYVREKQKKHSDIDTLVAFNRDIDLFDFLDLREYLEGQLHVKVDLVMESALKPAIGKRILSEVEYV; from the coding sequence ATGGGAAAGCAAGAAATAATCAAAATCATCAGAAACAGCAAGCCCGAGATGGAAGCCCATTACGGAGTCCAGCGGCTCGGCTTGTTCGGCTCCTATGTCAGGGAGAAGCAGAAAAAGCATAGTGATATCGATACACTCGTTGCCTTCAACCGTGATATCGATCTCTTCGACTTTTTGGACCTGCGCGAATATCTTGAAGGCCAGCTCCATGTCAAGGTTGATCTGGTCATGGAATCCGCGCTGAAGCCGGCCATTGGTAAACGTATTCTGTCCGAGGTCGAATATGTCTAA